Genomic window (Daucus carota subsp. sativus chromosome 5, DH1 v3.0, whole genome shotgun sequence):
ATCATATATACAGTCATTGCAGAGAAGTACCTTTGTTCCGAGGACGAATACTCCGCAGGTGATTTGACATTTGGTAACACTTGGAGTCCGGATTTATTTTGGGCTCGAGCGGTTTACAAATATCTGGAGAAACCATTTCTGAGAATCCTTCAACATTAGAGCAAATCCATGGAGATTTTGATCGTACATCAAGAGTAATATCAGATAGACAAATGTGTTTGAAGGTATCTCCTTCAATTCCCTCTAAATGACCTGCAACTTTAATGTTCTTTCCAGTAACATTTTGAATGCTAATCTTTTCTATTGAAGGAAGAGCATCTGGATCATAAGACTCATCCGGGTGCTCGCCATAATTACCATTAAACTTTAGAGCAACCTTCAGATTTGACAAGATTACCCCGGTTATAAAAACATTTCTTACGTAACCTCCCCGTCCACGTGACGTCTTTATTGAAAAACCTCTGTTCGAGTTGAAAAAATGGACATCTTCCACATGGATCTGTGATACACCTCCAGACATCTCACTTCCAATAGCAATGCCTGAACTAGATGTAGTCTGTCCAACTAGTCTATGGATGATGATATTTGTACTAGGATGAGCATAAGATATGCCATACTCATCCCATCCACTTTTAATGGCAATAAGATCGTCCCCTGTGCTTATGTAGCAATCTTCAATGCAAACATCATCTGAAGAGTCTGAATACATGTAACATGACAGTTAGATTTCCTATATATGGTTGTGAATCACAAAATAAATGTAGTTTTGGTTCACAGATGTATCTCTATCTACAAGAAGATAAACAGTCTCCTATCTGCTACTTCCTAAATTAAGGAATGCATTTTAAGCAGATTAATGATTTTCATGGCATCACTTTTAAGTGCCATGCAAATTTAAGTAGATTAGTGATTTCATGGCATTGCTTTTACCATATAAACATTTATTGTTAAGACATATCTGGAACAATTACACAAACTTCTAGGTTAGACTGAAAAGTAAAACTGTAAAAGTATAGCATGCATGCAGTTTTGATCAGCAGATCTTTCTGGTAGCAAATCCTCTATAGTCTACTATTCACGTCGATTCTAACAGTTCAGCTTAGATCAAGGAGGAAGTATTCAGCTTTGGTTTAAACTAAGGTCAATCAATAAAGTATTGATGTTCCTCTTTCTTATCCTTAAGAAAGTCCCCGATTGAAATCACTGAATGTGTACTAATTGCAGCTTGAAATTATTGATGCAGCCTAAAAACTATGCAATAGATTTGTGTACATTACAAAGGCACTTGATATGATAAGAATGACGCTTGTTGTAATCAACGAAACTAACCTGGATCAATCCCATCTGTGTTTGGAGAATCAAGAGGAGCAATTATTGTGACATTCTGGACAATAACTTGGCTGTTCATCCAGAGTAAAAGGAGTCTCAAGTCTCACCAGTTCACAGGCACAGTTTTATATATTTGGAAACAGATGCCAAATACCAGATACAAATGTATATTACCTGCAGTACACGGGGTGGATGTTCCAGAAAGGTGAATTTCGGAAGGTCAGATTTGAAATGATAACATCTTTTGAGTCTATCAACTCAACCATATGAGGCCTGGTATAATTTAATGTTTCACTTCGGAACCAATTCCACCAGACACTACCTTGACCATCAATTGTTCCATTATCACCTGCATGGGAAAACCTGTTTAATTGTAGAACTCGCAAGAAAACCTTGTGATGTAAACAACAAATCAATTAACCTGTTATGATAACGTCTGTCAGATTGCACCCATAAATGAGGCTTCTATGCCTTCCACCAGGCAATTCCCTACCACGGCCATAAGATGGTAAAGGATCAATTACTGGCCAATCATTAGAGTTCTGAAACAATGCAATATATTCTAGTTATTAAATTTGCATATGTTTTCAGTTGATAAATAGTCAGAGTTCTGAAAGATTTAGTACAAGCAGAATGTTAAGGGATACACATGAACCTACCTATCTCTGCTAATGTGTGACCATGCTCATAtactaaaaatttcaaaatggtGTAGCGTATTATAAGACACTAGCTTAAACTGGAACACATCAACACGCCAAGTAACACAATGTAGCGATCATGACATAAAATAGAATCTGATACACCAATTAAAAACAAACAATACTAATTGATCTTCCATCACaccaattaaataaattaaacagaGTAAAGTGCACTTTTAGTACTTGCACTTTACTCAGGATACCACTTGCAATACTGCAATTCAAAATCGAGCACTTGCAATATCAATTTTGTATTTCATTACATTTTGTTGCATTCCGTTAATTTGAGTTAACTCCGTTAATAATTTAGAGAGTAAAGCGCACTTTGTGTACTCGTACTTTACttaaagtgcattttgtgtatTCACATTTTActgtaaatatttaattagagtATTGCAAGTGATGTTTTGAGCAAAGTGCAActacacaaagtgcactttacTCCTTTAATTACTAACCGAGTTAATCCAAATTAACGGAATACAACAAAGTATAATGAAATACAAATTGATATTGCAATTGCTCGATTTTGAACAACAGTATTACAAATGGTGTCTTGAGTAAAGTAggagtacacaaagtgcactttacTCAATTAAACACAGATACACAACTATGCTGATAGTAAAGTTAACATAAAATAGAATCTGATAATCAGGTTAAAGCTTACAGTTGATCCCAGAATCTGCGCATCCTTATCTATGTGCAAAGTTAAATGACTAATGAGCATGAAGCTTCCTGTCAACCATTGCCCTTTCGGGATAAAAAGCTGGGCTCCACCCTTGTCAGCAAATGAATTGAGATAGAATATGGCATTCTCAAATGCTTTAGTATTCATTGTCAATCCATCACCAACTGCACCAAACTCAGTAATTGAGACACTGTGGGGCCGATCGATTCCTGAACTAGTCTCTTTACAAAGTGAGCTGCTACTAACAACCCACAGAGGTTTACCAAACAGCAATAGTTCCAGAATTAAGGCCACCAACTGCTGGCAATTCAGGAACATAAACATTCGTTAGGTATGTTAGTGACAACATACATAAGTGCTATTTAGGtgcaattcaattcaattttagTGCCAATGAGAATAACTGACATTAGTTCATAGTCAACTTAACTACGTAAATTTCCTTTGTAACCAaacaagtatatatacacacaagtaTTCAACTGCATTCCAGTGCTAACTTCATACCCCAAAGTTCTAGCTAGCAAGAATTAATTTCCAGCAATTCTTCTACAAAGCAAAGCTGTACTGCCAGTAGATGGCAGTTAAAAAGCtaaaagaattataattaacatttcagtaaaaaaatcaaaaatccagTTCTCAGTTCCGAAAAAAGCACGTGTGGAAATTCACATCAGatcccaaaaataaaaattgcaacTTGGTTACTGcaactaaatataaattatagtaGCAGCTTCTGACAAAGATACAAAATCAAGACCCTTTGTGCACAATGCAGAATCAAAAAACATTTACAACAAGTAACAAGCAATGCAATTAGAACCTACAACAAAAGATCTCTTCATCTTGAATCTTCTTGTTCACTTTCAAAGCCCAGAACACCAAAAAAGAGTGAAATCCAATCAAACTGCAAGAAAAGATAAGAACAAAAAGGGCAACCAAAGGGGTTGTTTTAAAGATCATAAAGGGTGATTATATCTGGGGTTTTTAAGAGAGAGAGGAGGAATCAAAATTTAACGAAAAACAAACAGAAAGAATAGGGGAAAATGAGGACCCAAGAAGAAAGAAATAGGAGAGTAGGACCCTGTTGTCTACATTAGCTAGCCCTTCACCACATTCTTGTTTGTGTGATTTCTGAGAAAATGAGAGCTGGGGTTGCAGGAAAAAGACCTTCGGTAttaatgtatgtgtgtatgtaatttgtgtgtgtgtgtgtgtaagcgTAAGAGTGAGGAGGTTGGGTCAGTGTACTTTGGCTGTTTCAGTAAGAGACAAGTTTGATTTAATAACAAACTCTTTTCAGTTtaaagatgaatgagatgagaCGAGACTGGTCACTGCAGTCATGTGCAAGTCCTCATTCTCTCTTGACCATTTTTACAACAactttcttttttcctttttcttggtCTTGTTGGCAATCTTATTCCACCTCTTCTTTCTAAGGTTATTGTCGGACTTAAATCCcgagttttaaattattttcaattttaagtaCATATTATTGATTTATCATTCCCTCGGGAATGGATGACCGGGTTTGAGGACATATCgttgatttattattaaaaattgttaGGATTAAGGTTTTCTTTTCTATCTCGTTTTCAGAGTTAGACTCCCGTATTAGGGTTTCAGCCGTCATTTTTCCGCCTCCCAGATCTTCATCTTTTCATCAATTAACCCCTTCGCTCTCTCATCCTCTCTATTATTTTactagtttttcaataaaaccaagatctaatcttgtttgagtaccttgttatcaagATTGTTTGCCCATCATTTTGGGATGTCAATGTGTGCCtatctttttgggatgttagTGTGTTATGTAACTtatgttttcgtatttttatgTGTCTTGATGTGTCGTTCGATTATCAATCTGAAAAGGATTTATAAGATATTTTGGGAAATCGATAAGACTCGCATCGATTTCGGAACGATGGTGGATACCGCaaaagctcacctttcacaacaaataattgttcatgttttggggaCGTTTGGTGCTCCAGGATCAGTTGATTTGACTGAtagttctgaacattgggctataGATGATGCTTacgtgaaggtcaattgcgagACTACTAGTTTCATAACTGATGCAATGCaggttggattgctcgagatatcattgtaatactttttagattaaagaatatgaatattctatttgtgatctgaaaacaaaacgactatttgtttagttcgttttttgtttcacaatcagattgtagttgacaaTTCGGGGGTTTGTCCCGGCTGGGTTTGCGATTCGTATTAATAAAAtcctttgtttgtcaaaaaaaatttgttatttatgcTAAATTATAACTATAACTTCATTTATTTTAACACAATTATCGTATCACAACCATCGGacatgcttttttttttttgtcataaaaacGGTTGTATAAAACCAAATCGAAAGTTACAAATCCGGATGGACAGAGTTTCCTTCGTTCAAGAAAatatatcatctaaccgaaagtatgtaaatactccggacgtttagataacATAGCCTTTCAAGTCAGAAGAGATAACTCACAAAAAAagggcctcgttaaaacccctcAAGAGTAAAACCCTGTGGGAAAAAACTCAAGGGGGAAAAAGAGTGccctacaaaaattacatcgaTTATAAAACAGACTAAAAATAGATGTCTTCTTTAATAAAACACCCATAAGAGGTCCCGCTATCAATATTTTTCCACTTGCGTACCctgaaaaaatacaatacaaaaaagaaaataataagttCATACAGAAAATAAAACTATCTAAAGCAAATGAGAAAAAGAGTCAACaaactcataattaaaatataatataaatattaaagaataaggaaagtaaaataaaactaatttaaaataaatctttaaaaatctacaccaaagagatagtgagatctctttggttagatacctaataaaataatacataatagAATTTAAATCTCAAcggataaaatcaaaaaatattaaaattttaataagaaaGTATAATTGAAAACTGAAAACATATCAAACCATATCTATTTGGATATAAGACAAAATTTTGGCAAACAAATGTATCCtgataaatcatataaaatactaACTAAAAATGGATAACAAAAAAGAAAGGAGGAATAAATTGAGATAAATCAGCATTAAAACCACGATTTGTTACCCAATTCATCAAATAAcaatcaatttttataaaactgaAGCATAAATCATGCACAATATaagtcaaaaatatttttcggtcaatcttgaaaacaacatgcattgaagaataattaaaattaataaagctAAAACGTAAATCCAGCCTAAATATTATACAAAGATATCATGAGTTACCACCATCGAGTTACCACCACCGATGACCGCCGTGAACCATCATGGACTAGGTTTTggagaagaaaaatataatttggtaTTCACCAACATATAATTTGGTATTCACCAATAGCCATAGAGGTACAAAACCACAAAGGGTACATCAAATCATATCAAGGGCCCCATGAATATAATTCAGGTACATAACATTGAAATTGATCAAGAAACTAACATAACAAATTGCATATAACTATAATACTTGTTTAAGGACGGGAGAGCCAAAAGAAGTCTGAACAATGAAACGAAATTGAGATTTCCATCAACCCCTGTAATACCTGTTTAATCGGGTCTGAACAAAAATTAATTGACAGAGAAAAGAGAAGATCACCTGTTATAACTCCAAGAGATTGAAGGGTGATTCAGCGGGTACATAACAGAGAAAAGGGTTTGTTATACCCACTCTTTCTAATCTATCCCCCTGGGAACTCTTCTATCGGACATGCTCTTTAAATCACTAAATCACGAAGATAATGCAACGAatccggtttcagaaaggaaagcgcgttgattgtgccttaattgagggcggtaattgtgcctcgttaattatgcctctttattgagggcgtaaattgtgcctcaattattgagggcgtaaTTTGTGCCTatttattgagggcgttaattgggccttatttgagggcgttaattgtgtcttaattaaggatattaatattttattatgatgccttaattaagagcttaattgtctcaatcatgagttatcatgattgtgcgaatattttgatgtaatctattaaatatatcgacttatattctttttgtttatgttgttttattttcaggattcttggaagaaggccggttttcttttcggacattaaagttttattgtctaaatttccccggtcatcttgcatgtccaacggttagataataagttttcttgaatgaaagaattattacggtgaattgccgattctcgttgagatttattctcattttcaaaaaaaaaaataaaataaaataaaataaaataagaggcTTAAGATGGTGCTTCAAGATGCACATTGcataatgttaaaattaaaaaacagatGAACGGCAATAAAGAAGTGCGATGAGAGTTCTAACAAACGATAGAGagattttcaaatatatgtacattttttgTCACCACGGTCTCAAACCACCAATTGATATGATAAAACAAAGGATGTATAACTCATCCGATTTTGACAAGAATTCATAGCTAGTTAAGTTGCAGTTCCTATTGCACATTCTGTTCATTTGCAGAATAGAATTGTAATGACATTGATCAAGTCCCTGCCTTGGACTCTTATCAGATTCTTAAGATTAACTGTTGGTTTGAAGTGCAACTAAGGATGCATAGACACCATCTTTGATGTTCATCAAGCTCTCATGCTTTCCTTTCTCTACAATGACTCCATTCTTCACCACAGCGATCACATCCGCACCTCGGATAGTAGATAACCTATGTGCCACCACTACTGTGGTCCGATGCACCATCACACCATCTAATGCATTCTGAACCACTCTCTCGGATTCAGCATCTAGAGCACTAGTGGCCTCGTCTAGAAGCAGTATCTTGGGATTTTTTACTATAGCACGTGCAATGGCCACACGCTGCTTTTGTCCACCAGATAGCTGTATCCCTCTCTCCCCTACTACAGTATCATAACCCTGTAATTGCATCATATGAAGGTTGATTAATGAGGTATTTTGTCTTAAAACAGGTCTAGTTTGACTGGTTGATATGGAATACTAGAGATTATATTACAGAGATATGCATTAATGCCTGGTATTTTAATAACTGTAATATTCTAGGTAAAGAATTTAACATTAGGAACCGCtttatttaatttcattatttaACCTTCAGTTATAACACCTTCAGATGTGCTCATCACTAAGGAATATGAGATATTTCAGGATGCAAAGGGTACTTTACTCTGTTGTTAAAATTTATGCAAAGGGTACTTTATGCTAGAAGAGTACTCGAGGATATAAGTAGCGCATGATATTACAAAtcaattagttaaaaaatagtaACTTATACTCATATAGCTTCTCTAACCTGTTGTAACCCACAAATGAAATCGTGGGCATTAGCCAACCTCGACGCATTTATTATCTCTGCTTCAGTTGCACCTCCTTCCTTTCCATAAGCAATGTTAGCTCGAATTGTCTCATTAAACAATGCTGGCTCTTGACTCACAAGTCCCATTTGTTGCCTTAGCCACTTCAATTGGAATTTTTGTATCTCAATCCCATCAAGCAAAATATGACCTGAATTCGGCTCATAAAATCTCTGCAGCAACGAGATCACAGTTGATTTGCCGCTTCCACTTTCTCCAACCAGGGCAACAGTCTACAACAATAACCACAagacataaaaaatttagagtTGTGTACTCCAGTAAATATAGTAACACTCAGCCACTACCTTCTAGATATGTATAAACATTTAGAGATGAGAAATGATAGGCCTACCTTGCCACTATGAATTTTTAAGCAGAGGTCTCGGAAAATTTGAACGTCTGGTCTCGTTGGATaagtaaaattaatatttcgTAGCTCAATGTTTCCCTT
Coding sequences:
- the LOC108220515 gene encoding probable polygalacturonase isoform X1; protein product: MKRSFVQLVALILELLLFGKPLWVVSSSSLCKETSSGIDRPHSVSITEFGAVGDGLTMNTKAFENAIFYLNSFADKGGAQLFIPKGQWLTGSFMLISHLTLHIDKDAQILGSTNSNDWPVIDPLPSYGRGRELPGGRHRSLIYGCNLTDVIITGDNGTIDGQGSVWWNWFRSETLNYTRPHMVELIDSKDVIISNLTFRNSPFWNIHPVYCSQVIVQNVTIIAPLDSPNTDGIDPDSSDDVCIEDCYISTGDDLIAIKSGWDEYGISYAHPSTNIIIHRLVGQTTSSSGIAIGSEMSGGVSQIHVEDVHFFNSNRGFSIKTSRGRGGYVRNVFITGVILSNLKVALKFNGNYGEHPDESYDPDALPSIEKISIQNVTGKNIKVAGHLEGIEGDTFKHICLSDITLDVRSKSPWICSNVEGFSEMVSPDICKPLEPKINPDSKCYQMSNHLRSIRPRNKGTSLQ
- the LOC108220515 gene encoding probable polygalacturonase isoform X2; the protein is MKRSFVLVALILELLLFGKPLWVVSSSSLCKETSSGIDRPHSVSITEFGAVGDGLTMNTKAFENAIFYLNSFADKGGAQLFIPKGQWLTGSFMLISHLTLHIDKDAQILGSTNSNDWPVIDPLPSYGRGRELPGGRHRSLIYGCNLTDVIITGDNGTIDGQGSVWWNWFRSETLNYTRPHMVELIDSKDVIISNLTFRNSPFWNIHPVYCSQVIVQNVTIIAPLDSPNTDGIDPDSSDDVCIEDCYISTGDDLIAIKSGWDEYGISYAHPSTNIIIHRLVGQTTSSSGIAIGSEMSGGVSQIHVEDVHFFNSNRGFSIKTSRGRGGYVRNVFITGVILSNLKVALKFNGNYGEHPDESYDPDALPSIEKISIQNVTGKNIKVAGHLEGIEGDTFKHICLSDITLDVRSKSPWICSNVEGFSEMVSPDICKPLEPKINPDSKCYQMSNHLRSIRPRNKGTSLQ